A genomic stretch from Colwellia sp. Arc7-635 includes:
- the ychF gene encoding redox-regulated ATPase YchF, whose amino-acid sequence MGFKCGIVGLPNVGKSTLFNALTKAGIEAANFPFCTIEPNTGVVPVPDPRLDALEKIVKPERVLATTMEFVDIAGLVAGASKGEGLGNKFLANIRETDAIGHVVRCFDNDNIIHVANKVSPVDDIDVINTELALSDMDTAERAIFRLAKKAKGGDQDAKFEMPVLEKILKHVEDGHMVRSLELTKEEKAAVDYLNFLTIKPTMYIANVNDDGFENNPYLDAVQKIADAEGAIVVAVCAEIESELSEMDDEDRVEFMADLGLEEPGLNRVINAGYSLLHLQTYFTAGVKEVRAWTVKQNATAPQAAGVIHTDFEKGFIRAEVIAYDDFIEFNGESGAKEAGKWRLEGKEYRVKDGDVVHFRFNV is encoded by the coding sequence ATGGGATTTAAATGTGGTATTGTTGGCTTGCCCAACGTAGGGAAATCAACACTTTTCAACGCGCTTACTAAAGCGGGCATCGAAGCTGCTAACTTTCCATTTTGTACGATTGAACCTAATACAGGTGTAGTACCAGTGCCTGATCCTCGTTTAGACGCCTTAGAAAAAATTGTTAAGCCTGAGCGTGTTTTAGCAACAACAATGGAATTTGTTGATATTGCAGGTTTAGTTGCTGGTGCATCTAAAGGTGAAGGTTTAGGTAATAAATTTCTAGCTAATATTCGTGAAACTGATGCCATTGGCCATGTTGTGCGTTGTTTTGACAATGATAATATTATTCATGTTGCCAATAAAGTTAGCCCAGTTGATGATATTGATGTTATTAATACTGAATTAGCTTTATCTGATATGGATACTGCTGAACGCGCTATTTTCCGCTTAGCTAAGAAAGCTAAAGGTGGAGATCAAGACGCTAAATTTGAAATGCCGGTATTAGAAAAAATATTAAAGCATGTTGAAGACGGTCACATGGTTCGCTCTTTAGAATTAACTAAAGAAGAAAAAGCAGCGGTTGATTACTTAAACTTTTTAACCATTAAGCCAACCATGTACATTGCTAATGTTAATGATGACGGCTTTGAAAATAACCCTTATCTTGATGCAGTACAAAAGATTGCCGATGCAGAAGGCGCAATTGTTGTTGCCGTTTGTGCTGAGATCGAAAGCGAATTATCTGAAATGGATGATGAAGACCGCGTAGAGTTTATGGCAGACCTTGGCTTAGAAGAACCGGGCCTTAATCGTGTAATAAATGCGGGTTACTCGTTACTCCACTTACAAACCTATTTTACCGCCGGTGTAAAAGAAGTAAGAGCTTGGACTGTTAAGCAAAATGCTACCGCACCACAAGCTGCAGGCGTAATTCACACTGACTTTGAAAAAGGCTTTATTCGCGCTGAGGTTATTGCTTATGATGACTTTATCGAGTTCAATGGTGAGTCAGGTGCAAAAGAAGCAGGAAAGTGGCGTTTAGAAGGTAAAGAATACCGTGTCAAAGATGGCGACGTAGTTCACTTTAGATTTAATGTTTAG
- the lolB gene encoding lipoprotein insertase outer membrane protein LolB, with product MTKNRDNFTKDHIELKVCSNMFLLFDIIFLTFVIATLFIKFNHHRNAMHSQHLIILFFVSILSACSSINDIPVKDNQASQNVEARNAQLAQLKQWTLSGKIAFINNQERQSATLHWQKNDQEQTESLNLSTLFGINVLTLTQQQGDFTLEVDGESYNTQNLDQLIYSLTGLNLPTRAMSHWLKGLAFLPTDNVIYHKKTQLPESLTSHYNNKKWLIKYSKYHHIGPFQLAKQLTIIQDDLRIKIIIHSWKI from the coding sequence ATGACAAAAAATCGCGATAATTTTACGAAAGATCACATTGAATTGAAAGTATGTAGCAATATGTTTTTGTTATTTGATATTATTTTTCTTACTTTTGTCATTGCGACACTATTTATTAAATTCAATCACCACAGGAATGCTATGCATAGCCAACACCTCATTATACTATTTTTTGTTAGCATATTAAGTGCTTGTAGCAGCATAAATGACATTCCGGTGAAAGATAATCAAGCCAGCCAAAATGTTGAGGCACGCAACGCACAGTTAGCTCAACTCAAGCAATGGACTCTTTCAGGGAAAATTGCATTTATCAACAATCAAGAGCGCCAAAGTGCAACATTGCATTGGCAAAAAAATGATCAAGAGCAAACCGAGTCATTAAATCTATCAACACTTTTTGGCATTAATGTACTGACATTGACGCAACAACAAGGTGACTTCACTTTAGAAGTTGATGGGGAAAGCTACAATACACAAAATTTAGACCAGTTAATTTACTCGCTCACAGGGCTAAACTTGCCAACCCGTGCCATGAGCCATTGGCTAAAAGGCTTAGCATTCTTGCCAACTGACAACGTAATTTATCATAAGAAAACCCAACTACCTGAATCATTAACAAGTCATTACAATAATAAAAAATGGCTTATTAAATACAGTAAGTATCATCATATTGGGCCATTTCAGTTGGCCAAGCAGCTCACCATCATTCAAGATGATTTACGTATAAAAATTATCATTCATTCCTGGAAAATTTAA
- the pth gene encoding aminoacyl-tRNA hydrolase, whose amino-acid sequence MTIQLVVGLGNPGLEYSKTRHNAGDWFVQELASRYNISLKPEKKYSGLYGKGLIAGQLVHLLIPTTFMNCSGKAVAPLANFFRIPVENILVAHDELDMLPGVCKIKQGGGHGGHNGLRDIISCMANNKEFYRLRIGIDHPGHRDRVTGHVLGKAPANEQNLIDQAIDEAARCFEIWQKDDIKKAQNRLHSFKAQ is encoded by the coding sequence ATGACGATTCAATTAGTGGTCGGCTTAGGAAATCCAGGCTTAGAATATAGCAAAACCCGTCATAATGCCGGTGATTGGTTCGTCCAAGAGCTTGCATCACGTTACAACATTTCACTAAAGCCAGAAAAAAAATACTCAGGCCTCTACGGTAAAGGATTAATTGCAGGACAATTAGTTCATCTTCTTATACCAACCACTTTTATGAACTGCAGTGGTAAAGCCGTAGCACCATTAGCCAACTTTTTCCGAATTCCCGTTGAAAACATTTTAGTCGCTCACGATGAGCTAGATATGTTACCTGGCGTTTGTAAGATTAAACAAGGTGGTGGACACGGTGGCCACAATGGCTTGCGCGATATTATTTCGTGTATGGCAAATAACAAAGAATTTTATCGGTTACGTATTGGCATTGACCATCCGGGTCATCGCGATCGCGTTACTGGGCATGTACTTGGAAAAGCACCTGCCAACGAACAAAACTTAATTGACCAAGCGATAGATGAAGCTGCGCGCTGTTTTGAAATTTGGCAAAAAGACGATATTAAAAAAGCTCAAAATCGTCTACATTCTTTTAAAGCGCAATAA
- a CDS encoding DUF3718 domain-containing protein — MKTTLLASLVLATAVSYTPQTLAFDDSMSLRICEYVSINDKKRLRSYFKSNKLKIRNIFDDVKCNGDNLLVFAATSNALDIGEYIIGKLPVQTVKEHLPAIKASSAHLAKVANERIK, encoded by the coding sequence ATGAAAACCACTCTTTTAGCCTCTTTAGTACTTGCAACAGCAGTATCTTACACACCACAGACTTTAGCCTTTGATGACAGTATGTCATTACGTATATGCGAATATGTATCGATCAATGATAAAAAACGCTTACGAAGCTATTTCAAATCTAACAAACTTAAGATCAGAAACATTTTTGACGATGTTAAATGTAACGGTGATAACTTACTTGTGTTTGCTGCGACTTCAAATGCATTAGACATTGGTGAGTACATCATAGGTAAGTTACCTGTACAAACAGTAAAAGAACACTTACCGGCAATTAAAGCAAGTTCTGCTCACCTAGCTAAAGTAGCAAACGAACGTATAAAATAA
- the prfA gene encoding peptide chain release factor 1, translating into MNKSVYQKLEILVERFEEVQALLSDPETISNQEKFQALSKEFSQLEVVTSAFHRYQDAENDFAAAEEMLKDEDPDMREMAQEEFKAAKKAVEKMTDELQILLLPRDPKDDNNCFVEIRAGAGGDEAAIFAGDLFRMYSRYAEKQGWKIELMNSNESEQGGFKEIVVKVNGVGVYGQMKYESGGHRVQRVPETESQGRVHTSACTVVVMPEIPESQAIEINKADLKVDTFRASGAGGQHVNKTDSAIRITHIPSGVVVECQDQRSQHKNRAQAMSVLQARLQQAEDEKRRSAEESSRRNLVASGDRSERIRTYNFPQGRMSDHRINLTLYRLNEIMEGNLQLVLEPIMQESQADLLAELAEQN; encoded by the coding sequence ATGAATAAATCTGTTTACCAAAAACTTGAGATACTTGTCGAACGCTTTGAAGAAGTGCAAGCGTTGCTATCTGATCCTGAAACTATTTCTAATCAAGAAAAATTTCAGGCTTTATCAAAAGAATTTTCACAGTTAGAAGTGGTTACTTCTGCTTTTCATCGCTATCAAGACGCGGAGAATGATTTTGCGGCCGCTGAAGAAATGCTTAAGGATGAAGATCCTGATATGCGTGAAATGGCGCAAGAAGAGTTTAAAGCAGCAAAGAAAGCGGTAGAGAAAATGACCGACGAGCTGCAAATTTTATTATTACCTCGTGATCCTAAAGATGACAATAACTGTTTTGTTGAAATTCGCGCAGGTGCTGGTGGCGATGAAGCCGCTATTTTTGCGGGCGATTTATTCCGCATGTACAGCCGTTATGCTGAAAAGCAAGGCTGGAAAATTGAATTAATGAACTCCAATGAAAGTGAGCAAGGCGGCTTTAAAGAAATCGTTGTCAAGGTCAATGGTGTTGGTGTTTATGGCCAAATGAAGTATGAATCTGGCGGTCATCGTGTACAACGCGTACCAGAAACAGAATCACAGGGGCGTGTGCATACATCGGCATGTACTGTGGTTGTAATGCCAGAAATTCCAGAGTCACAAGCAATTGAAATCAATAAAGCTGATTTAAAAGTTGATACTTTCCGTGCATCAGGCGCTGGTGGACAACACGTTAACAAAACCGATTCAGCTATTCGTATTACCCATATTCCAAGTGGTGTGGTAGTAGAATGTCAGGACCAACGTTCGCAGCATAAAAACCGTGCGCAAGCGATGTCAGTATTACAAGCACGTTTACAACAAGCTGAAGATGAAAAGCGTCGTAGTGCAGAAGAGTCTTCTCGTCGTAACTTAGTGGCTAGTGGCGATCGTTCAGAACGAATTCGTACTTATAACTTTCCACAAGGTCGCATGAGTGATCACCGTATAAACTTGACGCTTTATCGTTTAAACGAAATCATGGAAGGTAATTTACAATTAGTACTTGAGCCTATCATGCAAGAAAGTCAGGCTGATTTACTGGCAGAGTTAGCTGAGCAAAATTAG
- a CDS encoding FAD-dependent oxidoreductase, which yields MNQFDCVVVGGGMVGAASALSLAELGLTVAIIEKSNPAVFSPEQTFDLRVSAISLASEQLLKQLDVWPQLQSWRMCPYKRLGVWEQERSYTEFNAQDINQTHLGHIVENRLIQLSLWQKMHQHNNITIFCPDTLIKLEQNSADVELTLSSKVLRAKVVIGADGANSNVRKLVHIGTTGWDYAQSAMLINVQTEESQQDITWQQFFKTGPLAMLPLPGNYASLVWYHEKDEIKRLSTLSHADLELEISTHFPKRLGKVTVIDKGAFPLTRRHANQYHKGRVLLLGDAAHTINPMAGQGVNLGFKDVKALTHVIATAIGNGESWQQADVLARYQQKRRTDNLLMMTTMDALYLSFGHVSPLAKLARNAGLMMVNKLPNLKNKALAYACGINSD from the coding sequence ATGAATCAATTTGATTGTGTTGTTGTTGGTGGCGGAATGGTAGGAGCTGCTAGTGCGTTATCATTGGCGGAACTTGGTTTAACTGTCGCAATTATTGAAAAAAGTAACCCTGCAGTGTTTTCACCTGAGCAAACCTTTGACCTAAGAGTGTCTGCTATATCACTGGCCTCTGAACAGTTATTAAAACAATTAGATGTATGGCCGCAACTGCAAAGTTGGCGTATGTGCCCTTACAAGCGTTTAGGTGTTTGGGAACAGGAGCGAAGCTACACAGAGTTCAATGCACAAGATATAAATCAAACGCATCTAGGACATATCGTAGAAAATAGGTTGATCCAGCTATCTTTGTGGCAAAAAATGCATCAGCACAACAATATTACTATTTTTTGCCCTGATACATTAATCAAGCTTGAACAGAACTCCGCTGATGTTGAATTAACATTATCATCGAAGGTCTTACGTGCGAAAGTTGTTATTGGTGCTGATGGCGCCAATTCAAATGTGCGAAAATTGGTCCATATTGGCACAACAGGTTGGGATTATGCTCAATCCGCTATGTTAATTAATGTACAAACAGAGGAGTCGCAGCAAGATATTACCTGGCAGCAATTTTTCAAAACCGGACCTTTAGCGATGTTACCGCTACCTGGGAATTATGCTTCATTAGTTTGGTACCACGAAAAAGATGAGATAAAGCGTTTGTCGACATTATCTCACGCGGACTTAGAGCTGGAAATATCGACGCATTTTCCTAAGCGTTTAGGAAAAGTTACTGTTATCGATAAAGGTGCTTTCCCTTTAACACGCCGTCATGCTAATCAATATCATAAAGGTAGGGTGTTATTACTGGGTGATGCTGCACACACGATAAACCCAATGGCAGGGCAAGGGGTTAATTTAGGCTTTAAGGATGTTAAAGCTTTGACGCATGTTATAGCTACTGCTATTGGCAATGGAGAGTCATGGCAGCAAGCTGATGTTTTAGCTCGTTACCAGCAAAAAAGGCGTACCGATAACTTACTTATGATGACAACAATGGATGCTTTGTATTTGTCATTTGGCCATGTGTCTCCTTTGGCTAAGTTAGCTCGCAACGCAGGGTTGATGATGGTAAATAAACTACCAAACTTAAAAAATAAAGCATTAGCTTATGCTTGTGGCATTAATAGCGACTGA
- a CDS encoding 50S ribosomal protein L25/general stress protein Ctc, with translation MTDLFTLDAEVRTDLGKGASRRLRHANKVPAILYGEGQEPVSLTLEHKNVFRAQQEEAFYSHVLTINVDGKPVECLLKDMQRHPFKQVVMHLDFLRIDATHAVQVNAPIHFINEEEAEKKGGKIAHLINEIAITCLPGNIPEFIEIDVANLEVGAALHLSDVVLPKGVTSDELAKGESHDQAVVSLNAPKGASDDSEEATEEASAE, from the coding sequence ATGACTGATTTATTTACATTGGATGCTGAAGTACGTACAGATTTAGGGAAAGGTGCGAGCCGCCGCCTACGTCACGCGAACAAAGTTCCAGCGATTTTATACGGTGAAGGCCAAGAGCCTGTTTCTTTAACGTTAGAGCACAAAAATGTTTTCCGTGCACAACAAGAAGAAGCATTCTACTCTCACGTTTTAACAATCAATGTTGACGGCAAGCCTGTTGAGTGTCTTTTAAAAGATATGCAACGTCACCCGTTCAAGCAAGTTGTAATGCATTTAGATTTTTTACGTATCGATGCTACACACGCTGTTCAAGTTAATGCTCCAATTCACTTCATTAACGAAGAAGAAGCAGAGAAAAAAGGTGGCAAAATTGCTCACCTAATTAACGAAATTGCTATTACATGTTTACCAGGTAACATTCCAGAGTTCATCGAAATCGATGTTGCTAACTTGGAAGTTGGTGCTGCTTTACATTTATCTGACGTTGTATTGCCTAAAGGCGTTACATCTGACGAATTAGCAAAAGGCGAAAGCCATGATCAAGCCGTTGTTTCATTAAATGCTCCTAAAGGCGCAAGCGATGACAGCGAAGAAGCAACTGAAGAAGCTTCAGCTGAGTAA
- a CDS encoding 2OG-Fe(II) oxygenase family protein yields the protein MQWIDRLEQNGYIQIDNFLLHEHAEQLRKKIISVGHFKKWSLLTSPYRPLMNIKDKISTKVIDKRRHIQATQALRRHQFSFSFYRSSNKHAKRHGQTLLHKALGEQVVNLLSDHSLIKGELRDSFFAAYKKGQFISYHTDGSAGKYAFIYQLSSGWQQRFGGQLELYPKKIKFFKHVLTPRFNSLTLLKLSHPMPHSVRLLNNPAHKHRITISGWVE from the coding sequence ATGCAGTGGATTGATAGATTAGAACAAAATGGTTATATCCAAATTGATAATTTTTTACTACACGAGCATGCCGAACAATTAAGAAAAAAGATAATAAGTGTCGGTCACTTTAAAAAATGGTCTCTATTAACCTCACCATATCGACCGTTAATGAATATTAAAGATAAGATATCAACAAAGGTCATTGATAAACGTCGACATATTCAAGCAACCCAGGCTTTAAGGCGTCACCAGTTTTCATTTTCCTTTTACCGTTCAAGTAATAAACATGCCAAACGACACGGACAAACGTTATTGCACAAAGCGTTAGGTGAGCAGGTGGTTAATTTACTTTCTGATCATTCACTAATCAAAGGAGAATTACGTGATAGCTTTTTTGCTGCATATAAAAAAGGGCAATTTATCAGTTACCACACTGATGGCAGTGCCGGTAAATATGCGTTTATTTATCAATTGTCATCAGGTTGGCAACAAAGGTTTGGTGGTCAATTAGAGCTTTATCCAAAAAAAATTAAGTTTTTTAAACATGTACTAACACCAAGGTTTAATAGTTTAACTCTGTTGAAATTGTCACACCCAATGCCACATAGCGTTCGATTACTGAATAATCCTGCACATAAACATCGAATTACTATATCAGGTTGGGTAGAATGA
- the prmC gene encoding peptide chain release factor N(5)-glutamine methyltransferase — translation MAVAKLITYGKKLLLPHSDSSKLDTELLICFVIDKPRSFLLTWPEHKLSADELAHFAKLMQRRFQGEPIAYIVEMREFWSLPLQVSPATLIPRPDTEVLVEQVLNDHQDENSSRLSCLDLGTGTGAIALALASERPLWQIEAIDFSHEAVALAKRNATNLALEQVSIYQSDWFNEVAHDKRFDIIVSNPPYIDENDHHLNEGDVKYEPKTALVASDNGLADIKVIAKRALDFLKPGGVLYLEHGFEQSLAVQQVLIDLAYCEIRTIKDYNDNDRITRACSV, via the coding sequence ATGGCAGTTGCTAAATTAATTACTTACGGTAAAAAGCTTTTATTACCGCATTCCGATAGTAGTAAATTAGACACTGAGCTACTTATTTGCTTTGTAATTGATAAGCCTAGAAGCTTCTTGTTAACTTGGCCCGAGCATAAGTTATCTGCAGATGAATTAGCGCATTTTGCTAAATTAATGCAACGAAGATTTCAGGGTGAGCCTATTGCTTATATCGTTGAAATGCGTGAGTTTTGGTCATTACCATTGCAAGTGTCACCCGCTACCTTAATTCCTCGTCCTGATACTGAAGTACTTGTTGAACAGGTACTGAATGATCACCAAGATGAAAACTCTAGCCGTTTAAGTTGCTTAGATTTAGGTACTGGTACCGGTGCCATCGCTTTAGCTTTAGCATCAGAGCGGCCTTTATGGCAGATTGAAGCTATAGACTTTAGCCACGAAGCCGTTGCTCTTGCTAAACGTAATGCCACTAACTTAGCGTTAGAGCAGGTCAGTATTTATCAGAGTGATTGGTTTAATGAGGTTGCTCATGATAAGCGCTTTGATATCATCGTTAGTAATCCTCCTTATATCGATGAAAACGATCATCACCTCAATGAAGGCGATGTAAAGTATGAACCTAAAACTGCATTAGTGGCATCGGATAATGGCTTAGCTGATATTAAAGTGATTGCTAAGCGCGCGCTTGATTTTTTAAAGCCAGGTGGCGTGTTGTATCTTGAACATGGTTTTGAGCAAAGCCTTGCTGTGCAACAAGTTTTAATCGATTTAGCGTACTGCGAAATTCGAACGATAAAAGATTATAATGACAACGACCGAATAACTCGGGCCTGTTCTGTGTAA
- the hemA gene encoding glutamyl-tRNA reductase — MSIVAVGINHKTAPVAVREKISFNPDNLSTALQELINSVDCKEAAILSTCNRTELYIVQDGDFALTQERVVRWLEQHHNVPASAITSSLYWHQDQQAVNHMMRVACGLDSLVLGEPQILGQMKQAYNQAKAAGSMALVMDRLFQRTFGVAKQVRTDTEIGASAVSVAFAAVNLAKHIFASLDKARVLLVGAGETIELVAKHLYENNVGHITVANRTISRAENMAQQFGADVITLAQIPEMMASADIVISSTGSTLPIIGKGMVEKALTKRKHRPMFMVDLAVPRDIEEQVSDLEDVFLYTVDDLQNIIAKNLDNRRKEAVLAEEIVSDQSLSFMSWLRGLNTQDTVISYRKQCLENRDQLLEKAMQQLAANKNPEAVIAELATKLTNKFMHAPTSAIQSAAQGGKLDRLVYLRDIFDIDHQ; from the coding sequence ATGTCGATAGTTGCTGTAGGTATCAATCATAAAACCGCTCCAGTTGCCGTTAGGGAAAAAATATCATTTAACCCTGATAATCTGAGTACAGCTTTGCAGGAACTGATCAACTCGGTTGACTGTAAAGAAGCTGCGATTTTATCTACCTGTAATCGAACCGAATTGTACATAGTGCAAGACGGCGACTTTGCTTTAACTCAAGAACGAGTTGTTCGTTGGTTAGAGCAACACCATAATGTTCCTGCGTCAGCAATTACTTCGAGTCTATATTGGCATCAAGATCAACAAGCGGTTAATCACATGATGCGTGTTGCTTGTGGTTTAGATTCATTAGTGCTTGGTGAACCGCAAATTTTGGGGCAAATGAAACAAGCTTATAACCAAGCTAAAGCCGCAGGGTCGATGGCACTCGTCATGGATCGTCTTTTTCAACGCACTTTTGGTGTTGCGAAACAAGTTCGAACCGATACTGAAATTGGTGCAAGTGCAGTATCTGTTGCTTTTGCTGCGGTTAATCTCGCCAAGCATATATTCGCCAGTTTAGATAAAGCTCGTGTGTTATTAGTTGGCGCTGGCGAAACCATTGAATTAGTCGCTAAACATTTATACGAAAATAATGTTGGTCATATCACGGTTGCGAATCGTACGATAAGTCGCGCTGAAAACATGGCGCAGCAATTTGGTGCTGATGTTATTACACTCGCGCAAATACCTGAAATGATGGCTAGCGCTGATATTGTTATTAGTTCTACCGGCAGTACATTGCCAATTATTGGTAAAGGTATGGTAGAAAAAGCATTAACAAAAAGAAAGCACCGTCCAATGTTTATGGTCGATTTAGCTGTTCCTCGTGATATTGAAGAGCAAGTCTCTGATCTTGAAGATGTGTTTTTATATACAGTTGATGACCTACAAAATATTATTGCCAAAAATTTAGATAACCGCCGTAAAGAAGCCGTGTTAGCTGAAGAGATTGTATCTGACCAATCACTGAGTTTTATGTCGTGGCTGAGAGGGTTAAATACGCAAGATACGGTGATCTCATATCGTAAACAATGTTTAGAGAATCGCGATCAATTGCTTGAAAAAGCGATGCAACAGCTAGCGGCGAATAAAAATCCTGAAGCGGTTATTGCTGAACTTGCCACTAAATTGACCAATAAGTTTATGCATGCCCCAACTAGCGCCATTCAATCGGCAGCACAAGGCGGTAAGTTAGATAGACTAGTTTATTTACGTGATATTTTTGATATAGACCATCAGTAA
- a CDS encoding ribose-phosphate pyrophosphokinase produces MPDMKIFAGNATPELAKQIANRLYITLGEAKIGSFSDGEISVEITENVRGADVFIIQSTCAPTNDNLMELIVMIDALRRASAGRITAVMPYFGYARQDRRVRSARVPITAKVVADFLSSVGVDRVLTVDLHAEQIQGFFDVPVDNVFGTPILLEDMLERNIENPVIVSPDIGGVVRARAVAKLLDDADLAIIDKRRPKANVAQVMHIIGDVKGRDCFIVDDMIDTGGTLAKAAEALKEHGAKRVFAYATHPVFSGNAAENLKNSVIDEVVVTDSIPLSDEIKALGKVRQLTLSGMLSEAIRRVCNEESISAMFDA; encoded by the coding sequence GTGCCTGACATGAAGATTTTTGCGGGTAACGCCACCCCTGAACTGGCCAAACAAATCGCTAACCGCTTATATATTACTTTAGGCGAAGCCAAAATCGGTAGTTTTAGTGATGGTGAAATTAGTGTTGAAATCACTGAGAATGTCCGTGGTGCGGATGTTTTTATTATTCAATCAACTTGTGCCCCTACTAATGATAACTTAATGGAATTAATCGTGATGATTGATGCGCTACGTCGTGCATCAGCTGGTCGTATTACTGCCGTTATGCCTTACTTTGGTTATGCTCGTCAAGACCGTCGCGTTCGTAGTGCTCGCGTACCAATCACGGCAAAAGTTGTTGCTGACTTTTTATCAAGTGTTGGTGTTGACCGAGTGTTAACAGTAGATTTACACGCAGAACAAATTCAAGGATTTTTTGATGTGCCGGTCGACAACGTTTTTGGTACGCCTATCTTATTAGAAGATATGTTGGAACGAAACATTGAAAACCCAGTGATTGTGTCTCCTGATATTGGTGGTGTTGTACGTGCTCGTGCTGTTGCCAAGTTATTAGATGATGCCGATCTTGCTATTATTGATAAACGTCGCCCTAAAGCCAATGTTGCACAAGTCATGCATATTATTGGTGATGTTAAAGGTCGTGATTGCTTTATTGTTGATGACATGATTGATACCGGCGGCACGTTAGCAAAAGCGGCTGAAGCATTGAAAGAACATGGTGCGAAACGCGTATTCGCTTATGCGACTCACCCAGTTTTTTCTGGTAATGCTGCAGAAAACTTGAAAAATTCAGTTATTGATGAAGTTGTTGTTACTGACTCAATTCCACTGTCTGATGAAATTAAAGCGCTCGGTAAAGTTCGTCAATTAACCCTTAGTGGTATGTTGTCGGAAGCCATTCGTCGCGTATGCAACGAAGAGTCTATTTCAGCGATGTTTGATGCGTAA
- the ispE gene encoding 4-(cytidine 5'-diphospho)-2-C-methyl-D-erythritol kinase: MNQQPFLSFPSPAKLNLFLHIIGRMENGYHQLETVFQFLDYHDTLELSVTTDKAITLLTPIPGVENDDNLIVKAARLLQQHTQCQQGVDIKLKKLLPMGGGLGGGSSNAATILLALNALWKTQLSTEELAELGIKLGADVPIFIHGFSAFAQGIGEQLTPATPKTYWYLVSKPNCSISTQSVFTAKDLTRDTPAIRYSDKNIENYHNDCQTWVIKHYPEVAKLLAWLIEYAPSQMTGTGACIFSRFSSKQDACYVQSLLPSGIESFVAEGLNQSPLHAAVAAVNDN, encoded by the coding sequence GTGAACCAGCAACCATTTTTATCATTTCCTTCACCAGCAAAACTGAATTTGTTTTTGCACATTATTGGCAGAATGGAAAACGGTTATCATCAGTTAGAAACAGTTTTTCAATTTCTCGATTATCACGACACCCTAGAATTAAGCGTCACCACAGATAAGGCGATAACGTTATTAACGCCTATTCCCGGTGTTGAAAATGACGATAATTTAATTGTTAAAGCTGCACGGTTGTTGCAACAACACACACAATGCCAGCAAGGCGTAGACATCAAACTAAAAAAACTACTGCCCATGGGCGGTGGTTTAGGTGGTGGCTCATCAAATGCTGCAACAATATTATTAGCGTTAAATGCGCTTTGGAAAACACAACTCAGTACTGAAGAACTTGCTGAATTGGGTATAAAGTTAGGAGCTGATGTCCCTATTTTTATTCATGGTTTTTCTGCCTTTGCTCAAGGCATTGGTGAACAACTTACACCAGCGACACCAAAAACCTACTGGTACTTAGTATCAAAGCCTAATTGTAGCATTTCTACACAAAGTGTTTTCACTGCGAAAGATTTAACCCGTGATACGCCCGCTATACGCTATAGCGACAAAAACATCGAAAATTATCACAATGATTGCCAAACATGGGTAATAAAACACTACCCTGAGGTTGCCAAACTACTGGCTTGGTTGATAGAATACGCGCCGTCCCAGATGACAGGAACTGGTGCGTGTATCTTTTCACGTTTTAGCTCTAAACAAGATGCGTGCTATGTACAGTCTTTACTGCCAAGTGGTATAGAATCGTTCGTAGCCGAAGGACTAAATCAATCGCCCTTACATGCAGCAGTCGCGGCAGTAAACGACAATTAA